Part of the Cytobacillus sp. IB215665 genome, CGATAACGTCGTTACTTTATCTGACCATCGTGACCTTTCATTTGGTGAAGCTTACGGGGCTGTGATTAAAGAACTTCGTCTATTAGCACGTGCGGTATTCGTCATTGATAGCAATGATAATATCACTTACGTAGAGTATGTATCAGAAGGTACAAACCATCCAAATTACGAAGCAGCAATCGAAGCAGTAAAGGCCGCAAAGTAACAAGCAAAGCGAAGCCGACTTGAATTGCCTCGATAAGCGTTGGAGCCTACACCTGAAGCCGCTTTATGTCTTCAAGTGAATAGGTGAAATGGCTCGAGAGGTAAGGGGGCGTAGCAGGACAGTGAGAAAAGCGAAGCAGATTTTTGAATTGCCCCGACAGGTACTAAGGAACGATAATACGCTGCATATGCTAAAAGACCTCGATGTTGAGGTCTTTTTCCTTCTTTTTTGATCGGAATAAATTAATATAATTAATTTCTGTATAGGAGAATATTAAATTGCAATTAGTATACATTTACATTTAGGAGGTTTTTATTTTGTCAACCAATATCGAACAAATCTTTTCAGTAATAGACAGTACAGCTAATCTATTGCAAGAGGACTTAGCATGCTCATATTTAGAAGCAGTGGCAGAAACAGGAGAAAATATATTTCAAGAAACAATTTTACAGGAAGAACTTAGTGAACTTTCAAAGAAAAGATTAAATAAAGAGTACGATAAGCTCATTGTACAAAAATATTCAAATGAGGAAATCAGAAAAGCATACCAGCTTGCAGCTTTAAAAGGGATGAGGGAATCGACACAGCCAAATCATCAAATGACACCAGATTCAGTTGGGGTTTTTGTAAGTTATCTTGTTTCTAAGTTCATGAGAAACTATGAATCCTTCAAAGTTGTTGACCCTGCTGTAGGAACAGGAAATTTACTTACGACTGTTCTAAATCATGCTTCTGATAAACAAATAACGAGTTTTGGTGTAGATGTGGACGATTTATTAATTAAGCTTGCCTATGTAAATGCTAACCTTCAGCAGCACCCAATTCAATTTTTTAATCAAGATAGTTTAGAGCCATTATTAATTGATCCTGTTGATCTTGTTGTATGTGATTTACCAATTGGATACTATCCAAACGATGTTGTGGCCGATGGGTATGAATTGAAGTCACCGGAAGGGCATTCATATGCACATCATTTATTTATTGAACAATGCATGAACTACACGAAAGAGGGAGGGTATTTATTCTTCCTTATACCTAATAACCTTTTTGAAAGTGAGCTAGCACCATCGTTACATAAGTATGTAAAAGAAACGAGTATAATCCAAGGGTTATTACAGTTGCCTTTATCTTTATTTCAACATGAGAAGCATGCAAAAAGTATTTTTATTTTACAGAAAAAGGGGCCAGAAGTGAAGGTGCCAAAGCAGGCACTGTTAGTTGACCTCCCTAGTTTTTCCAATAAAGAGGCAACGCAAGGAATTATTCAAAGAATTGATAGTTGGATTAAAGTAGAAAAATAATAAAGTAAAATCAGAAAATAAAGAAATTATGACGAAAACGGTACCATTTTTACATTAATATTGCATTGTAATAAAGTGAGTGGTTAAATGATAGAGGCGGATATGAAATTGTGTCGATTTTTAAAGGAGCTGTGAAATAACATGTCTAAAGTTATTGCTATAAATGCAGGTAGTTCTTCTCTTAAATTTCAAT contains:
- a CDS encoding class I SAM-dependent methyltransferase; the protein is MSTNIEQIFSVIDSTANLLQEDLACSYLEAVAETGENIFQETILQEELSELSKKRLNKEYDKLIVQKYSNEEIRKAYQLAALKGMRESTQPNHQMTPDSVGVFVSYLVSKFMRNYESFKVVDPAVGTGNLLTTVLNHASDKQITSFGVDVDDLLIKLAYVNANLQQHPIQFFNQDSLEPLLIDPVDLVVCDLPIGYYPNDVVADGYELKSPEGHSYAHHLFIEQCMNYTKEGGYLFFLIPNNLFESELAPSLHKYVKETSIIQGLLQLPLSLFQHEKHAKSIFILQKKGPEVKVPKQALLVDLPSFSNKEATQGIIQRIDSWIKVEK